One segment of Mus pahari chromosome 11, PAHARI_EIJ_v1.1, whole genome shotgun sequence DNA contains the following:
- the Il7r gene encoding interleukin-7 receptor subunit alpha isoform X1: MIALGRAFAMVFCLIQAVSGESGNAQDGDLEDAEPDDHSFWCYSQLEVDGSQHLLTCAFNDSDINTTNLEFQICGALLRVKCLTLNKQQDIYFIKTTEFLLIGSSDICVKLGQKNLACKSMAINTIVKAEAPSDLKVIYRKEANDFLVTFSAPHLKKKYLKQVKHDMAYRPARGESNWTHVSLFHMRTTIPQRKLWPKTVYEIKVRSIPHNDYFKGFWSEWSPSSTFETPEPKNQGGWDPVLPTVTILSLFSVLLLVILAHVLWKKRIKPVVWPSLPDHKKTLEQLCKKPKKNLNVSFNPESFLDCQIHEVNGIEARDEVEHFLPNDLPPQPEELEKQGPRTAVHSANRASETSVSPPETFRRESPLRCLARNLSSCNTPPLLSSRSPDNRDGDGNRPPVYQDLLPSSANTNDPVPQPLPLQLGILIPVSQRQPISTSSVLNQEEAYVTMSSFYQNK; the protein is encoded by the exons GAGACCTAGAAGACGCAGAACCGGACGATCACTCCTTCTGGTGCTACAGCCAGTTGGAAGTGGATGGAAGTCAACATTTATTGACTTGTGCTTTTAATGACTCAGACATCAACACAACTAATCTGGAATTTCAAATATG TGGGGCTCTTTTACGTGTGAAATGCCTAACTCTTAACAAGCAGcaagatatatattttataaagacaaCAGAATTCTTACTGATTGGTAGCAGCGATATATGTGTGAAGCTTGGACAAAAGAATTTAGCTTGCAAAAGTATGGCTATAAACACAATAG TTAAAGCTGAGGCTCCTTCTGACCTGAAAGTCATTTATCGAAAAGAAGCAAATGACTTTTTGGTGACATTTAGTGCACCTcacttgaaaaagaaatatttaaaacaagtgAAGCATGACATGGCCTACCGCCCAGCAAGGGGTGAAAGTAACTGGACG CATGTATCTTTATTCCACATGAGAACAACAATCCCACAGAGAAAGCTATGGCCAAAAACAGTGTATGAAATCAAAGTCCGATCCATTCCCCATAATGATTACTTCAAAGGCTTCTGGAGCGAGTGGAGTCCAAGTTCTACCTTCGAAACTCCAGAACCCAAGAATCAAG GAGGATGGGATCCTGTTTTGCCAACTGTCACCATTCTGAGTTTGTTCTCTGTGCTTTTGTTGGTCATCTTAGCCCATGTGCTATGGAAAAAAAG GATTAAACCTGTCGTATGGCCTAGTCTCCCTGATCATAAGAAAACTCTGGAACAACTATGTAAGAAGCCAAAAAAG AATCTGAATGTGAGTTTCAATCCTGAAAGTTTCCTGGACTGCCAGATTCATGAGGTGAATGGCATTGAAGCCAGGGATGAGGTTGAACATTTTCTGCCAAATGATCTTCCTCCACAGCctgaggagctggagaagcaggGACCCAGAACAGCTGTACACAGTGCAAACCGGGCATCTGAGACTTCAGTCAGCCCGCCAGAAACATTCAGAAGAGAGTCCCCCTTAAGATGCCTGGCTAGAAATCTGAGTTCATGCAATACCCCTCCACTCCTTTCCTCTAGGTCCCCTGACAACAGAGATGGTGACGGAAATAGGCCTCCTGTGTATCAAGACTTGCTGCCAAGCTCTGCAAACACAAATGATCCTGTCCCTCAACCATTGCCTCTCCAGTTGGGAATCCTGATACCAGTTTCTCAGAGACAGCCCATCTCCACTTCCTCAGTCCTGAATCAAGAAGAAGCATATGTCACTATGTCTAGTTTTTaccaaaacaaatga
- the Il7r gene encoding interleukin-7 receptor subunit alpha isoform X2, producing MIALGRAFAMVFCLIQAVSGESGNAQDGDLEDAEPDDHSFWCYSQLEVDGSQHLLTCAFNDSDINTTNLEFQICGALLRVKCLTLNKQQDIYFIKTTEFLLIGSSDICVKLGQKNLACKSMAINTIVKAEAPSDLKVIYRKEANDFLVTFSAPHLKKKYLKQVKHDMAYRPARGESNWTHVSLFHMRTTIPQRKLWPKTVYEIKVRSIPHNDYFKGFWSEWSPSSTFETPEPKNQGGWDPVLPTVTILSLFSVLLLVILAHVLWKKRIKPVVWPSLPDHKKTLEQL from the exons GAGACCTAGAAGACGCAGAACCGGACGATCACTCCTTCTGGTGCTACAGCCAGTTGGAAGTGGATGGAAGTCAACATTTATTGACTTGTGCTTTTAATGACTCAGACATCAACACAACTAATCTGGAATTTCAAATATG TGGGGCTCTTTTACGTGTGAAATGCCTAACTCTTAACAAGCAGcaagatatatattttataaagacaaCAGAATTCTTACTGATTGGTAGCAGCGATATATGTGTGAAGCTTGGACAAAAGAATTTAGCTTGCAAAAGTATGGCTATAAACACAATAG TTAAAGCTGAGGCTCCTTCTGACCTGAAAGTCATTTATCGAAAAGAAGCAAATGACTTTTTGGTGACATTTAGTGCACCTcacttgaaaaagaaatatttaaaacaagtgAAGCATGACATGGCCTACCGCCCAGCAAGGGGTGAAAGTAACTGGACG CATGTATCTTTATTCCACATGAGAACAACAATCCCACAGAGAAAGCTATGGCCAAAAACAGTGTATGAAATCAAAGTCCGATCCATTCCCCATAATGATTACTTCAAAGGCTTCTGGAGCGAGTGGAGTCCAAGTTCTACCTTCGAAACTCCAGAACCCAAGAATCAAG GAGGATGGGATCCTGTTTTGCCAACTGTCACCATTCTGAGTTTGTTCTCTGTGCTTTTGTTGGTCATCTTAGCCCATGTGCTATGGAAAAAAAG GATTAAACCTGTCGTATGGCCTAGTCTCCCTGATCATAAGAAAACTCTGGAACAACTAT AA